One genomic region from Henningerozyma blattae CBS 6284 chromosome 2, complete genome encodes:
- the RHO5 gene encoding Rho family GTPase RHO5 (similar to Saccharomyces cerevisiae RHO5 (YNL180C); ancestral locus Anc_2.75) produces the protein MKNIKCVVIGDGAVGKTSLLISYTTNTFPQDYVPTVFDNYTTTMSYTPSQEDYNLLPTKTSGGCKRSAAANANTSRNPLYYKLNLWDTAGQEEYDKLRPLSYPQTDIFLICFSIVEYSSFLNVFEKWFPEVKQITNCHNSQFYKLTGKYPILLIGTKSDLRDSAPPGSTVSDEEIRELVAQHKFAGYQECSAALQLGVNDVFEKAVDIAVFEPLRAKHRVTLSSAAVGGQVQIVDKKPTSQKKNKDCNSSSKSKNNERNKKKLATTTNTSATTNTSATSSNSPPRSSADKLSFSLHSKKKSRIFNNSQQNVTSNNNSSSSSTNTHSTIPNDGTKSCVLM, from the coding sequence atgaaaaatatcaagTGCGTGGTCATCGGCGACGGTGCCGTCGGTAAGACCTCGTTGCTCATCTCCTACACCACCAACACTTTTCCTCAGGACTATGTTCCCACTGTCTTTGATAACTACACAACCACCATGTCTTATACTCCGTCGCAAGAAGACTACAATTTGCTCCCGACAAAAACAAGTGGCGGTTGCAAGCGGTCTGCAGCTGCCAACGCAAACACATCGCGAAACCCGTTGTATTACAAACTGAACTTGTGGGACACGGCGGGCCAAGAAGAGTACGATAAACTAAGACCCCTGTCGTACCCTCAAACAGACATCTTCCTCATTTGTTTCAGCATTGTCGAGTATTCCAGCTTTCTCAACGtgtttgaaaaatggtTCCCCGAAGTCAAACAAATCACAAACTGCCACAACTCGCAGTTTTATAAACTCACTGGCAAGTACCCGATACTGCTTATTGGCACGAAGTCTGATTTGAGAGACTCTGCTCCGCCTGGCTCTACTGTTTCCGATGAAGAAATACGTGAGTTGGTGGCCCAACACAAGTTTGCTGGCTATCAAGAATGTTCCGCAGCTTTGCAACTCGGAGTCAATGACGTCTTTGAAAAAGCCGTCGATATAGCCGTGTTTGAGCCGCTGAGGGCAAAACACCGCGTGACACTCTCGTCTGCTGCTGTTGGTGGGCAGGTGCAGATTGTAGACAAGAAGCCCACCTCCcagaaaaagaataaagaCTGCAACTCCAGCTCCAAGTCCAAAAACAACGAGagaaacaagaaaaaactGGCCACAACAACAAACACAAGCGCCACGACAAACACAAGCGCCACCTCGTCGAACTCGCCTCCTCGCTCCTCTGCAGACAAACTATCCTTCTCCCTCCACAGCAAGAAAAAATCTCGCATCTTCAACAACTCCCAACAAAATGTAACTTCTAACAACAATTCCTCTTCATCCTCCACAAACACCCACTCAACCATCCCTAATGACGGCACAAAGAGTTGTGTCCTCATGTAA